DNA sequence from the Halorussus limi genome:
CGCTCACGCTTCGGGGTAGTAGACGTAGGAGTGGCGCGCGTCGATGTCGTAGAGCAGGGTTCCCTCGGGCATCCGGAGGATTCGCCACGAGAGGTAGAGGTCCCCGATTGCGCCCCCGGTGTTTACGACGAGGACGAGGAACGCCGCGAGCGCGACCACCAACGGCCCCGCGAGCAGGGGCGTCAGGACGACCGTGAACGCGACCAGCGGCGTGAGTCCGACCCGCAGGTTGTCCCAGCGGGTCTGGAACTGGCCGAAGGCGGCGGCGTAGGCCGCGCCCATGTTCAGCGCGAGACCGTACTGGACCCGGTAGCCGAGCAGGCGGTAGACCAGTCCGTGGACGAGTTCGTGGACGACGATGGTACCGACCGACAGGAGCGCGACGACGCCGATTCCGGTCGGGCCGACCGTGAACTCCAGCGCGGTGTCGGCCCGGAGCGCGCCCATCAGTCGCCCGAACCCGAGGTACGCGGCGACGAACAGGACGAGCGACCCGACCGACAACCACACCGCCGGATACTCGAACGCGACCGGTTCGCGGTACCCCTCCGGCGGGTCCGGGGGTTCGGGCGTCGGCGGTCCGTCGCCGGATTCGGGCGGGGACGAATCGGCGGCCGGGTCGGGCGACTCCATCGTATGGGTCCCACGGACGCCGACGAGACGGAAAAAGCTGTTCGGGCGGGCGCTCAGACCGAGTCGAGGTCCGCGAGGAACTCCTCCAGCATCTCGCGAGTGACGTGGGGCATGCAGACGATTCGCAACTCGCCGGTCGCGGTGGGCGAGACCCGCCACCCCGCCGACTGGAGCGCCGAAATCTCCTCGCGGGGGATGTCGGCGGCGACCAGCGGGAGGACGGGGTCGACGACCCCGTAGCCCCGGGATTCGAGCGCGTCGGCGACCCACTCGGCGTTGGCCTGTCCGCGCTCGTAGTTCTCGCGGTAGCCCTCGCGCCAGAGGGCGTCCATCGCGGCCTTCGCGCCGGCGACGCCCGCGCCGCTCCGAGTGCCGGTCAGCGTCGCCTGCGAAGTCGATTCGAGGTACGGCGTGTCCACGGCGAGCGCGTCCAGCGTCGCCTCGTCGCGGGCGAGAAAGCCGCCCGCGGGGACCGGCGCGCGCCCCATCTTGTGCGGGTCGATAGCCATCGTGTCGACGGGGGCGTCGGCGAAGTTCCACGCCCAGTCGGTGAACGGCAGGACGAATCCGCCCCACGCGGCGTCCACGTGGAGGAGCGCCCCGACCTCGCGGGCGACTTCGCCGAGGTCCGGAATCGGGTCCACGCGGCCGTACTCGGTGGTCCCGGCCACGCCGGCTATCAGCGCGGTCTCGTCGTCGGCGAGTCGCCGGACGGCGTCGAGGTCGACTCGCCGGTCGTCGTCCACGGGCGCGAGTCGGAGTTCCACGCCCAGCACGTCGGCGGCCTTCTGGAAACTGAAGTGGGCGCTCTCGGGCGCGACGACGTTCGGGTCGTCGCCGTCCGCGAGGTTCCGCGCGGCCCTGACGGCCTGCAGGTTGGCCTCGGTCCCGCCGCTGGCGACGTAGCCGTGCGGGTCGTCGAGGCCGGTTATCTCGCCGAGAAGTTCGACGGCCTCGCGCTCCAGTTCGGCGACCGCAGGGTAGGTCGTGGGGTCGCCGGGGTTGTCGGCGAGGAACCGCCGGGCGGCCTCGCGGGCGTCGGGGTGGGGCACGGTACACATCGAGGAGAGGACGCGCCCGAAGTTCTGCGGCTCGCGCTGCATGACTCTTCTTTTTTACGGCGCGCGTTTAGTGGTTCTGTTATCGGTCGCCGCGAAAATTGCGCGGCGGTGTGCGACAGTGCGCGGCGGTGCTCTGCAGTGCGTCGCGTCGCCCGCTCACAACCCCTCCAGCGAGCGCAACTTCTGTTCGACCGCGGCCGGTGCGGCGCTCGGCCCGTCTCGGACTCGGTGGTCCGGAATCAGGAGCGGCGCGGGGTTCTCGTCGAGCGCGGTCCGGACCAGATCCAGGTCCTCCTCGTCGGTGTGGTCGATGCCGCTGGTCATCCGGGTCAGCGTCTCGACGTTCACCTGGTCGCCGTAGGGAATTCCGCGGACGGACTCCAGCACGCGGCGCTTGTAGGTCGGAACCGTGAGCGCGACCACCACGTCCGAGAAGTCGTCGTCCTCGATGCCGTCGAGGTAGTCGAAGATGCGGTCGAGCAGGTCGTGGTCCTCGGCGGCCTCCTCGTCGGGAACCTCCGGGAACGAGACGCTGAGGACCCGACCGCTCGCGGTCCCGAGTTGGACGTATCGGTCCAGATACGACGACTCGCGCGCGAAGATGCCAGTGACGCCGTCGCCGTCGAGTGCGTCGCCAATGTCGTCCATGTCGCCCGATTCGGGCGGTCCGGACTTGAAGATTCCGCGCACGCGACGGACCCAGCGCAAGTCTTATGTACAATTCCGTCCGTTGGTGTACAACGATGAACGACAGCGACGAACTCGCGCCCGCAGTCGCCGCCATCCTGCGGTCCGCCGAGGCCCGCGGTGACCCCGACAGGGGGCCGGTCTCGGTGGACGCGCGGTCGCTCCCCGCGGCGCTCGCAGACGCCGAGGCAGACGGGCGCGCGCCAGTCATCGCGGAAGTGAAGCCGACGAGTCCGACCACGGAGGGGACCCGCGAGGAGGACCCCGTGGCGCTCGCCGAGGCGATGGTCGAGGGCGGGGCGGCCGCCCTCTCGGTCCTCACCGAACCCGACCACTTCGGCGGGTCGCCCGAGAACCTGCGTCGAATCCGGGAGGCGGTGGACGTGCCCGTCCTCCGGAAGGACTTCGTACTGCGCGAGGCCCAACTCGACACGGTGAGAGCCGACGCCGTCCTGCTCATCGCCCGGTTCGTGGACGACCTGTCGGGACTGGTCGCGGCCGCGAACGAGCGCGGGTTCCAACCGCTCGTGGAGGTCCACGACCGCGAGGAACTGCGGGCGGCCCTCGACGCCGGGGCCGAAATCGTCGGCGTCAACAATCGCGACTTGGCCCGACTGGAGGTGGACCTCGAAACCTTCGAGAGCGTCGCGCCCGAAGCGCCCGACGACGTGACGTTGGTCGCGGAGAGCGGTATCGGCGCGCCCGCCGACGCCCGCCGGATGGTCGAGGCGGGCGCCGACGGCCTGCTGATAGGGAGCGCGATTATGGACGGCGTTTCGGCGGCCGACGACTCCGAGAGTCGAGGGGACGACCCCCTCAGCAACGTAACCGAGAACACGCGGAGACTGACACGAGCATGACGACGGTGACACAGACATGAGCAGCGAATCGAAGTTCGGCGAGTACGGCGGCCAGTACGTCCCCGAGGCGCTGATGCCCGCCATCGAGGAGTTGACAGACGCGTACGAGCGCTACGTCCTCGACAACGAGGACGGGTTCATGGACGAGTTCCGACAGCGTTTGCGGGACTTCGGCGGGCGGCCGACGCCGCTCCAGCGCGCGGACCGCCTGAGCGAGCGCTACGACCGGGAGGTCTACCTGAAGCGCGAGGACCTGCTCCACGGCGGCGCCCACAAGTTGAACAACGCGCTCGGCCAAGTCCTGCTGGCCAAGTACATGGGAAAGGAGCGCATCGTCGCCGAGACCGGCGCGGGCCAGCACGGCACCGCGACAGCGATGGCCTGCGCGCACCTCGACGTGGACTGCGAAATCTACATGGGCCGGACCGACATCAACCGCCAGCGGCCCAACGTCTTCCGGATGCGCATCCACGACGCCGAGGTGAACCCGGTGGACATCGGGTCGGGCACGCTCAAGGAGGCCATCAACGAGACGATGCGCGACTGGGCGACCAACGTCGAGGACACCCACTACGTCATCGGGTCGGTCGTGGGTCCGCACCCGTTCCCCCGCATGGTCCGAGACTTCCAGTCGGTCATCTCCGAGGAGGCCCGCGACCAGATTCGGGCGAAGGCGGGGCGACTCCCTGACAGCGTGGTCGCCTGCGCCGGCGGCGGGTCGAACACGATGGGCGCGTTCCACGAGTTCGTCGGCGACGGGGACGTGGACCTCGTGGCCGTGGAGGCCGGCGGGTCGGGCCTCGCCATCGACGAGGAGGAGGAACTCGCGCCCCACTCGGCGTCGCTCTCGACGGGCGACGACGGCGTCCTCCACGGCGCGCGCACCAAACTCCTCCAGAGTCGGGACGGCCAGATTCTCGAATCCCACAGCGTGAGCGCTGGCCTCGACTACTCGGGGGTCGGCCCGGAACTGGCGCATCTCGCCGACGAGGGCCGGGTGACGCCGGTCAACGTCGGCGACGACGCCGCGCTGGAGGCCTTCCACCGACTCTCGAAGACGGAGGGCATCATCCCCGCGCTCGAATCCAGTCACGCGCTGGCGTATCTGGAGGAACATCCCGACGAACTGGGCGACCTCGTAGTCGTCAACGTCTCGGGGCGGGGCGACAAGGACCTCGACACGGTCATCGAGGAGAGCGCCAGGCGGAATCTCGACGCCGCGCCGACGATGGAGGTGTTCGACGGTGAGCAGTGACGGCGCGGGCGGAGCGGACGAGAGCGCGACCGAGAGCGACGTCGAGGCGGCCTTCGCCGACGGACCGGCGCTGCTCTCCTACGTCGTGGCGGGCGACCCGGACGCCGAATCGACCGCGGAGTACGTCCGGGCGCTGGCCCGCGGCGGGGCCGACGTAATCGAACTCGGCCTGCCGTTCTCCGAACCCATCGCGGAGGGGCCGACCATCCAGCAGGCCATCCGCCGGGCGCTCGACGCCGGGATGACGCCCGACCGCTACTTCGACCTCGCGGCGGAGTTGAGCGAGGAGGTGGACGTCCCGCTGGTCTGCATGACGTACTACAATCTGATATACCAGTACGGGTCCGAGGAGGGGCCCGAACCCTTCGTGGCGGCCGCCGCCGAGGCGGGCATCTCGGGTCTCATCGTCCCGGACCTGCCGGTGGACGAGAGCGCCCCGCTGAAGGCGGCCTGCGAGGACCACGGTCTCGATCTCGTGTTCATCGTCGCGCCGACGACGACCGACGAGCGACTCGGGCGGATGCTCGACCGTGCGAGCGGGTTCGTCTACGTGCAGGGGCGACTCGGCACGACCGGCGCGCGCTCGGACGTGAGCAGCGAGACCCACGGAAGCCTCGACCGCCTCGCCGAAACCGACCTGCCGAAGGCGGTCGGGTTCGGCATCAGCGAGCGGGAACACGCCAGAGAAATCGTCGCGGGCGGCGCTGACGGCGTCGTCGTCGGGAGCGAGTTCGTGGACATCGTAGCGTCCGGGGAGAACGTCGCCGACCGACTCGAAGCCAAGGCGCGCGAACTCAAGCAGGGGGCGCTCGACGGCGCGACAGAAGTACCGGAACCGGAAGGCAAATAACGACGTCTTGCCACACATTCACATACTATGGACGTAGGAACTGCGGCACGACTCGAACGCATCGGCACAGACGGGAAACACGTAATCGTCCCGATGGACCACGGCATCACCCTCGGCGCGGTGAAGGGACTGGTGGACATCGAATCGACCATCGACGCGGTGACGCGCGGCGGCGCGGACGCGGTCCTGACCCAGAAGGGCATCGCGCCGCGGGTCCACGACAACAAGAACGGCGCGGGCTACGTCGTCCACCTCAACGCCTCGACCTCCATCGGCCCGGACAACAACGACAAGCGCCTGACCGGCACCGTCACGGAAGCGGTCCGGGCGGGCGCGGACGCGGTCTCGTTCCACATCAACGTCGGGAGCAAGTACGAGCGCGAGCAGATGGCACAACTGGCCGAACTCACCGACGAGGCCGACGAGTACGGGATGCCCGTGCTGGCGATGGCCTACGCCCGCGGGCCGGGCGTGGACGAACACGACGCCGAGAGTCTGGGCCACGCCGTCCGCCTCGCCGAGGAAGTCGGCTGTGACGTGGTCAAGACCGGCTACAGCGGCGACGCCGAGAGCTTCGAGCGCGTCGTGGAATCGACCCGACTCCCGGTCGTCATCGCCGGCGGCGAACCGGCGGGCGACCGCGCGACCCTCGACGCGGTCCGCGGTGCGATGGACGCGGGCGCGGCGGGCGTCTCGATGGGTCGGTCGGTGTTCCAACACGACGACCCCGAAGCGATTACGCGGGCGGTGACGTCGGTGGTCCACGACGGGTCTTCGGCCGAGGACGCGCTCCGCGAGGCCGGACTGGCCGTCGAAGCCTGAAGTCGGGATTGGGGCGGGGCACTTTTCTGCTATCACGTTTCGAGCGCTTTCCCCGCTCGAAGCGGCGTTACACCGTATCCGACGATAGCAATTGCTCGCGCGAGACTCGGTGTGTAGACGCAGTCGCGTGTGCGAGCGTTCCTGAAGACTCGTTCGAGGCGCAGTGCCGAGGCCCAAGTCGGAGGAGCAGTCGCTACTCGGGTCGGCGATTCGCGTCGAAATCCCGCAGAAAGAGAGGTCCCAAGCCCCCGAACGGCGTTACCGCTCTTCGGAGTCGAGAACGCGAATCTGGTCGCCCCGAACCGTCACCG
Encoded proteins:
- a CDS encoding DUF3267 domain-containing protein, which encodes MESPDPAADSSPPESGDGPPTPEPPDPPEGYREPVAFEYPAVWLSVGSLVLFVAAYLGFGRLMGALRADTALEFTVGPTGIGVVALLSVGTIVVHELVHGLVYRLLGYRVQYGLALNMGAAYAAAFGQFQTRWDNLRVGLTPLVAFTVVLTPLLAGPLVVALAAFLVLVVNTGGAIGDLYLSWRILRMPEGTLLYDIDARHSYVYYPEA
- the mfnA gene encoding tyrosine decarboxylase MfnA — translated: MQREPQNFGRVLSSMCTVPHPDAREAARRFLADNPGDPTTYPAVAELEREAVELLGEITGLDDPHGYVASGGTEANLQAVRAARNLADGDDPNVVAPESAHFSFQKAADVLGVELRLAPVDDDRRVDLDAVRRLADDETALIAGVAGTTEYGRVDPIPDLGEVAREVGALLHVDAAWGGFVLPFTDWAWNFADAPVDTMAIDPHKMGRAPVPAGGFLARDEATLDALAVDTPYLESTSQATLTGTRSGAGVAGAKAAMDALWREGYRENYERGQANAEWVADALESRGYGVVDPVLPLVAADIPREEISALQSAGWRVSPTATGELRIVCMPHVTREMLEEFLADLDSV
- a CDS encoding MGMT family protein, with amino-acid sequence MDDIGDALDGDGVTGIFARESSYLDRYVQLGTASGRVLSVSFPEVPDEEAAEDHDLLDRIFDYLDGIEDDDFSDVVVALTVPTYKRRVLESVRGIPYGDQVNVETLTRMTSGIDHTDEEDLDLVRTALDENPAPLLIPDHRVRDGPSAAPAAVEQKLRSLEGL
- the trpC gene encoding indole-3-glycerol phosphate synthase — protein: MNDSDELAPAVAAILRSAEARGDPDRGPVSVDARSLPAALADAEADGRAPVIAEVKPTSPTTEGTREEDPVALAEAMVEGGAAALSVLTEPDHFGGSPENLRRIREAVDVPVLRKDFVLREAQLDTVRADAVLLIARFVDDLSGLVAAANERGFQPLVEVHDREELRAALDAGAEIVGVNNRDLARLEVDLETFESVAPEAPDDVTLVAESGIGAPADARRMVEAGADGLLIGSAIMDGVSAADDSESRGDDPLSNVTENTRRLTRA
- the trpA gene encoding tryptophan synthase subunit alpha, which codes for MSSDGAGGADESATESDVEAAFADGPALLSYVVAGDPDAESTAEYVRALARGGADVIELGLPFSEPIAEGPTIQQAIRRALDAGMTPDRYFDLAAELSEEVDVPLVCMTYYNLIYQYGSEEGPEPFVAAAAEAGISGLIVPDLPVDESAPLKAACEDHGLDLVFIVAPTTTDERLGRMLDRASGFVYVQGRLGTTGARSDVSSETHGSLDRLAETDLPKAVGFGISEREHAREIVAGGADGVVVGSEFVDIVASGENVADRLEAKARELKQGALDGATEVPEPEGK
- a CDS encoding 2-amino-3,7-dideoxy-D-threo-hept-6-ulosonate synthase is translated as MDVGTAARLERIGTDGKHVIVPMDHGITLGAVKGLVDIESTIDAVTRGGADAVLTQKGIAPRVHDNKNGAGYVVHLNASTSIGPDNNDKRLTGTVTEAVRAGADAVSFHINVGSKYEREQMAQLAELTDEADEYGMPVLAMAYARGPGVDEHDAESLGHAVRLAEEVGCDVVKTGYSGDAESFERVVESTRLPVVIAGGEPAGDRATLDAVRGAMDAGAAGVSMGRSVFQHDDPEAITRAVTSVVHDGSSAEDALREAGLAVEA
- the trpB gene encoding tryptophan synthase subunit beta; this translates as MSSESKFGEYGGQYVPEALMPAIEELTDAYERYVLDNEDGFMDEFRQRLRDFGGRPTPLQRADRLSERYDREVYLKREDLLHGGAHKLNNALGQVLLAKYMGKERIVAETGAGQHGTATAMACAHLDVDCEIYMGRTDINRQRPNVFRMRIHDAEVNPVDIGSGTLKEAINETMRDWATNVEDTHYVIGSVVGPHPFPRMVRDFQSVISEEARDQIRAKAGRLPDSVVACAGGGSNTMGAFHEFVGDGDVDLVAVEAGGSGLAIDEEEELAPHSASLSTGDDGVLHGARTKLLQSRDGQILESHSVSAGLDYSGVGPELAHLADEGRVTPVNVGDDAALEAFHRLSKTEGIIPALESSHALAYLEEHPDELGDLVVVNVSGRGDKDLDTVIEESARRNLDAAPTMEVFDGEQ